The following proteins are co-located in the Solanum pennellii chromosome 1, SPENNV200 genome:
- the LOC107027275 gene encoding auxin-responsive protein SAUR50-like, whose amino-acid sequence MAIRKSNKLPQVVLLKQIMKKCSSLIKKNDYDSEDRLPIDVPKGHFAVYVGENRSRYIIPISFLSHPEFQCLLRCAEEEFGFDHDMGITIPCEEFIFQSLTSVLR is encoded by the coding sequence ATGGCCATTAGAAAATCAAACAAACTTCCACAAGTTGTACTTTTAAagcaaattatgaaaaaatgttCTAGTTTGATTAAGAAGAACGACTATGATAGCGAAGACCGCCTTCCCATTGACGTACCAAAAGGACATTTTGCAGTTTATGTTGGAGAAAATAGAAGTCGATACATCATACCTATTTCTTTTTTGAGTCATCCTGAGTTTCAATGTCTCCTTCGTTGCGCTGAGGAAGAATTTGGGTTCGATCATGACATGGGAATTACAATTCCTTGTGAAGAATTTATTTTCCAATCACTTACTTCCGTCCTtagataa
- the LOC107027324 gene encoding auxin-responsive protein SAUR50-like, protein MAIKKSNKLSQSPVLKQILKKCSSLGKKNEDHLPVDVPKGHFAVYVGENRTRYIVPISFLSHPEFQCLLRCAEEEFGFDHDMGITIPCEEFVFQTLTSMLR, encoded by the coding sequence ATGGCcatcaaaaaatcaaataaattgtcACAATCTCCTGTTTTGAagcaaattttgaaaaagtgTTCAAGTTTgggtaaaaaaaatgaagaccATCTTCCGGTTGACGTACCAAAAGGACATTTTGCAGTTTACGTTGGAGAAAATAGAACTCGATACATCGTACCTATTTCTTTTTTGAGTCATCCTGAGTTTCAATGTCTCCTTCGTTGCGCTGAGGAAGAATTTGGGTTTGATCATGACATGGGAATTACAATTCCTTGTGAAGAATTTGTTTTCCAAACACTTACTTCAATGCTGAGATAA
- the LOC107011905 gene encoding auxin-responsive protein SAUR50-like yields MAKLPQVVLLKQILKKCSSLSKKHEVHFPIDVPKGHFAVYVGKNRTRYIVPISFLTNPEFQCLLRCAEEEFGFNHDMGITIPCEEFIFQSLTSILR; encoded by the coding sequence ATGGCTAAGCTTCCACAAGTTGTACTATTGAagcaaattttgaaaaagtgTTCTAGTTTGAGCAAGAAGCATGAAGTCCACTTCCCAATTGACGTACCAAAAGGACATTTTGCAGTTTACGTTGGAAAGAATAGAACACGATACATCGTACCTATTTCTTTCTTGACTAATCCTGAGTTTCAATGTCTCCTTCGTTGCGCTGAGGAAGAATTTGGCTTTAATCATGACATGGGAATCACAATTCCTTGTGAAGAATTCATTTTCCAATCACTTACTTCCATATTGAGATAG